A region from the Mucilaginibacter sp. CSA2-8R genome encodes:
- a CDS encoding TonB-dependent receptor has translation MKLVIILITACFLQASATTFAQVVSITVKNTSLDKVFNKVKQQTGYNFIYNTDMLNEATPVTLSVKGVEIKDALNLIFKDEPLTYVIYQNTIIVQKKTIKATFAAITVTGTVKDTKGQPVPGVTVMVKGTTGGAMTDPVGAYSIKVPDGNRTLVFTAVGFETLEVVLNDQTKLDVTLKEKVSAMSEVVVVGYGSQKKADVTGSIASVNEEALKSTPSSNLLSALQGQAPGLDIQKSGGNSHPGATPSISIRGQRSLGATSDVLYVVDGIPYNGTYINDLNQDDVVSVQILKDASATAIYGSRGANGVILISTRRGKTGAPVISYSGYAGTMKPLGYYDVMQPAEYETYKKWGSYNANNPNVVNAPNPYNGIDDPRFYTDGITFLPAELAGRQNGTNTNWQKLIYKNGLRTNHQLGVSGGTEQTKYAISAGYFNETGIFPGLSFQRYSFKISLDQQLGKIFKVGVSSLNSVSRTNGEGINPISQALQSSPLTVPYDAAGNLIPFPGGGSLIYNPLANLVPGAVVQNRTRYNTFTTAYAEAQFTRHFKYRFNGGVEITPETYGDFYGSATFQNLSGPSTARNTNYDYRNFTLENLLVYENTFAQNHHVTGTGLFSYQQDNKYQTTLTYNNILADNVQYYNPELGSNFKGTGSYAKFSIVSFMGRINYDFKSKYLLTLTMRSDGSSTLAPGNKYHVFPSAAVGWNVSEENFIKNINAISSLKLRVGYGTVGNAAVSPYQTLGGLAILNYNYGTTNVTGTYPNNVPNPKLGWEYTASLNIGVDFGLFKERITGTVDVYQQKTKDLILPQNLPITTGYTQQFFANVGKTENKGLEVTITSVNIRAKTRKDFGWTTNANITFNRNKITALQDGVTQDIGNNRFVGSPINALYNYQQVGIWQNTKADSAEARRLNLTMAGAGSVIGTIRVADLNGDGVINSNDRTIVGNRQPKFFGGFTNRFSYRGIDLAVVATYRVGGTQIATWLQPASNVNVLNGKANNLNVNYWTPFNNANKYPKPNFNVGTPAYGDLLGYYNASYLKIRTISLGYTLPSAITSKIKAKSLRLYTSLNDAIILFSPLHNQFSGADPESAGTLGVDTPPVKSLLFGLNVSF, from the coding sequence GTGAAGCTTGTAATTATTTTAATAACAGCCTGCTTTTTGCAGGCCAGTGCAACCACCTTTGCGCAGGTAGTTAGTATTACAGTAAAAAATACATCGCTTGATAAAGTATTCAATAAAGTTAAGCAGCAAACTGGTTACAACTTTATTTACAATACTGATATGTTAAACGAAGCTACCCCGGTTACCCTTTCTGTAAAAGGAGTTGAAATAAAAGATGCGCTCAATCTCATCTTTAAAGATGAGCCATTGACTTATGTTATCTACCAAAATACCATTATTGTTCAAAAGAAAACGATAAAGGCGACTTTCGCAGCAATAACTGTAACCGGAACTGTTAAAGATACGAAAGGCCAACCTGTACCCGGTGTTACGGTTATGGTAAAAGGTACTACCGGTGGCGCGATGACTGACCCTGTCGGGGCATATTCAATTAAGGTGCCTGACGGTAACAGAACGCTTGTATTTACAGCCGTTGGTTTTGAAACACTTGAAGTTGTGTTGAACGACCAGACAAAACTGGACGTAACGCTTAAAGAAAAAGTGTCTGCCATGAGCGAAGTGGTGGTGGTAGGTTACGGCTCTCAGAAAAAGGCAGATGTGACGGGTTCTATTGCTTCTGTTAATGAGGAGGCGCTAAAAAGTACACCATCAAGCAATTTATTAAGTGCACTACAAGGCCAGGCGCCCGGACTTGACATTCAAAAAAGTGGCGGCAACAGCCATCCCGGTGCTACGCCATCCATTTCAATACGTGGTCAGCGATCATTAGGTGCTACAAGTGACGTGCTTTACGTAGTGGATGGTATACCATATAATGGAACCTATATTAATGATCTCAATCAGGATGATGTGGTATCCGTCCAAATATTGAAAGATGCATCTGCAACGGCCATTTACGGATCACGAGGTGCTAACGGCGTTATATTAATATCAACCAGGCGAGGCAAAACAGGCGCACCGGTAATATCATACAGCGGTTATGCCGGAACAATGAAGCCATTGGGTTATTACGATGTAATGCAGCCTGCTGAATACGAAACTTATAAAAAGTGGGGTAGTTACAATGCAAACAATCCCAACGTAGTTAATGCCCCAAATCCTTACAATGGGATAGATGATCCTAGGTTTTACACTGATGGGATTACCTTTCTTCCGGCCGAACTTGCCGGCCGTCAAAACGGAACAAACACCAATTGGCAGAAACTGATTTACAAGAATGGATTGCGTACAAATCACCAGTTAGGAGTGTCGGGTGGTACCGAACAAACAAAGTACGCCATCTCGGCGGGCTATTTTAATGAGACAGGCATTTTTCCCGGGCTTTCATTTCAGCGATATAGTTTTAAGATCAGCCTGGATCAGCAATTAGGTAAAATCTTTAAAGTTGGCGTTAGCTCACTCAACTCTGTGAGCAGGACCAATGGTGAGGGTATCAATCCAATTTCACAGGCATTACAATCAAGCCCGTTAACCGTACCTTATGACGCTGCCGGAAATCTAATTCCTTTCCCTGGAGGTGGCTCGCTAATCTACAACCCACTCGCTAATTTAGTGCCTGGAGCTGTTGTACAAAATCGCACCAGGTATAACACGTTCACCACAGCTTATGCTGAGGCTCAGTTTACGCGGCATTTCAAATACAGATTTAATGGTGGGGTTGAGATAACGCCGGAAACCTATGGTGACTTTTACGGAAGCGCAACTTTTCAAAACCTGAGCGGCCCATCCACCGCAAGGAATACCAATTACGATTACCGTAACTTCACATTAGAGAACTTGCTTGTTTACGAAAATACATTCGCACAAAACCATCACGTTACCGGTACCGGACTTTTTAGTTATCAGCAAGATAATAAATATCAAACTACTTTAACATACAACAATATACTTGCCGACAATGTGCAGTATTACAATCCAGAATTAGGCTCAAATTTTAAAGGTACAGGCAGCTACGCCAAATTTTCCATAGTATCTTTTATGGGCCGGATCAATTATGATTTTAAGAGTAAATATCTACTTACGCTAACCATGCGGTCGGATGGGTCATCTACACTTGCACCAGGTAATAAATACCATGTGTTCCCATCCGCTGCAGTTGGCTGGAATGTTTCAGAAGAAAATTTTATTAAAAATATTAACGCGATATCCAGTCTGAAATTACGCGTAGGTTACGGTACAGTAGGAAACGCAGCGGTTAGCCCTTATCAAACGCTTGGCGGCCTTGCTATACTCAACTACAATTACGGTACAACCAACGTTACCGGCACTTACCCTAACAACGTCCCTAACCCTAAGCTTGGCTGGGAATACACTGCTTCGCTAAACATTGGAGTAGATTTTGGTTTATTTAAAGAACGTATTACAGGTACGGTAGATGTTTATCAACAAAAGACCAAAGACCTGATACTGCCTCAAAACCTGCCTATAACAACCGGGTATACCCAGCAATTCTTCGCTAACGTGGGTAAAACAGAAAATAAAGGTTTAGAGGTAACTATAACATCGGTAAATATAAGGGCAAAAACCAGGAAAGATTTTGGTTGGACCACCAATGCGAACATTACATTTAACCGAAATAAAATAACGGCTTTGCAAGATGGTGTTACGCAGGATATTGGCAACAACAGGTTTGTCGGATCGCCAATAAACGCACTTTACAATTATCAGCAAGTAGGTATTTGGCAAAATACAAAAGCCGATTCGGCCGAAGCCAGACGCCTCAACCTCACGATGGCCGGTGCCGGTTCTGTAATCGGAACAATTAGGGTAGCTGACTTAAATGGGGATGGTGTAATTAACTCTAATGACCGTACGATAGTGGGTAACAGGCAGCCGAAATTTTTTGGTGGCTTTACCAACCGCTTCAGTTACAGAGGTATTGACCTGGCTGTAGTTGCTACTTATCGTGTAGGCGGCACTCAAATAGCAACCTGGTTACAGCCCGCAAGCAATGTAAACGTGCTTAACGGAAAAGCGAATAACCTAAATGTAAACTATTGGACACCTTTTAATAATGCGAACAAATACCCTAAACCTAATTTTAACGTAGGCACACCTGCTTACGGAGATCTGCTGGGATATTATAATGCATCGTACCTGAAAATACGTACTATCAGCTTAGGTTACACTTTGCCGTCGGCAATAACCTCGAAAATAAAAGCTAAGTCTCTGAGATTGTATACGTCTTTAAACGACGCGATCATCTTGTTTTCGCCACTGCACAATCAATTTAGCGGAGCCGATCCGGAGTCGGCCGGTACACTTGGAGTTGATACACCGCCGGTTAAATCATTATTGTTCGGTTTAAATGTTTCCTTTTAA
- a CDS encoding FecR domain-containing protein — translation MTKEEFLALYEKYTAGQCSVEETRTLMQYKDEFELKKLPWSTDMGNRDEIKVLLLHQLRTQIQADVPKSGSAFKKLAIAASLLITLSIGFFFLPDYKKKQSNKQQRFAKQLLPQPVISPGGNKAILILANGNMVNLDGTDKGIVSTQGTAQVTKLSNGKLVYKETSQTSNKTLVAYNTIATPRGGQYQLTLTDGTKVWLNAASSLKFPTTFSGAERLVELTGEAYFEVAKNKSMPFKVMAKGVNVNVLGTHFNVMAYQDESTVQTTLLEGAVRLTKDDAEATLIPGEQGMINTNGQNFTVKHVKVEDVVSWKDGSFNFENENIKTIMRQVSRWYDVDIAYEGTLAKQNFGGSVSKFKDISFLLKTLELTGTVHFKTDGRRITVMP, via the coding sequence ATGACCAAAGAAGAGTTTTTAGCACTTTATGAAAAGTATACAGCAGGGCAGTGTTCGGTTGAAGAAACCCGAACGCTTATGCAGTACAAAGATGAATTTGAACTAAAGAAATTACCTTGGTCTACCGACATGGGTAACCGTGATGAAATTAAAGTGCTGCTTTTACATCAGCTTCGTACTCAGATCCAAGCCGATGTGCCAAAAAGTGGCAGCGCATTCAAAAAGTTGGCAATTGCAGCATCACTACTCATTACTTTATCTATCGGCTTTTTTTTTCTGCCTGATTATAAAAAAAAGCAAAGTAACAAACAACAAAGGTTTGCTAAGCAATTGCTTCCTCAACCTGTCATTTCTCCGGGAGGCAACAAGGCAATATTAATATTGGCCAACGGTAATATGGTTAATTTGGATGGTACTGATAAGGGTATAGTTTCCACACAGGGCACTGCACAGGTCACCAAGTTGTCTAACGGAAAGTTAGTTTATAAAGAAACATCTCAAACTTCTAACAAAACACTTGTGGCTTATAATACTATAGCCACACCACGCGGAGGGCAATATCAGCTTACCTTGACTGATGGTACTAAAGTTTGGCTCAACGCAGCGTCTTCGCTGAAATTTCCAACAACCTTTTCGGGCGCAGAACGCTTGGTTGAGCTTACCGGAGAGGCCTATTTTGAGGTGGCTAAAAATAAAAGCATGCCTTTTAAGGTAATGGCTAAAGGTGTAAACGTAAATGTTTTGGGTACCCACTTTAACGTAATGGCGTATCAGGATGAAAGCACCGTACAAACAACTTTGTTGGAAGGGGCGGTCAGGCTTACTAAGGATGACGCGGAGGCAACGCTTATTCCCGGTGAACAAGGCATGATAAACACAAATGGGCAGAACTTTACAGTCAAACATGTAAAGGTTGAAGATGTGGTATCATGGAAGGACGGATCTTTCAATTTTGAGAATGAGAACATAAAAACCATCATGAGACAGGTGTCGAGATGGTATGATGTAGATATTGCCTATGAGGGTACCCTGGCTAAGCAAAACTTTGGCGGCTCTGTTTCCAAGTTCAAAGACATTTCGTTTTTATTAAAGACACTCGAGCTGACCGGAACTGTTCATTTTAAAACAGATGGGAGGAGGATAACAGTTATGCCATAA